The Malus sylvestris chromosome 12, drMalSylv7.2, whole genome shotgun sequence genome contains a region encoding:
- the LOC126591810 gene encoding calcium-transporting ATPase 4, plasma membrane-type-like isoform X1, producing MEKFLKDFEVENKNPSEEAIRRWRSAVALVKNPCRRFRFVADLAKRSEAEKKKLQIQEKIRVALYVQKAALHFIDAGDRGSIEKLGQDELKLSEDARIAGFSIHPDELASITRAHDIKALESHGGIHGILRKVNVSVDEGVKDSTIPIRQNVYGLNRYKEKPPRTFWVFVWEALQDLTLIILMVCAVVSLGVGVATEGWPKGTYDGLGILISIILVVMVTAISDYKQSLQFKELDREKKKIFVQVTRDGKRQKVSIYDLVVGDIVHLSIGDQVPADGLFISGYSLLIDESSLSGESEPVNVSEEKPFLLSGTKVQDGSGKMLATTVGMRTEWGKLMETLSEGGEDETPLQVKLNGVATIIGKIGLTFAVLTFLVLTVRFLVTKGLNNEITDWSSTDAVTLLNYFAIAVTIIVVAVPEGLPLAVTLSLAFAMKKLMNDRALVRHLSACETMGSASCICTDKTGTLTTNHMVVTKVWICEKIVDVKENDSKETLISEISGASSILLQVIFQNTSSEVIKDDGKTSILGTPTESALLEFGLLLGGDFDTLRREVKILKIEPFNSVRKKMSVLVAYPHGGTRAFCKGASELVLGICNKYIDSNGESVHLSKEMVDYITDVINSLACEALRTLCLAFKDIDDSSIENVIPDDGYTLVAVVGIKDPVRPGVREAVQTCLAAGITVRMVTGDNINTAKAIAKECGILTEGGIAIEGPEFRSMSLERMKAVIPKIQVMARSLPLDKHTLVKTLRDEFGEVVAVTGDGTNDAPALHESDIGLAMGIAGTEVAKENADVIILDDNFKTIVNVARWGRSVYINIQKFVQFQLTVNVVALMINFVSACVSGSAPLTAVQLLWVNMIMDTLGALALATEPPNDGLMKRPPVGRGTSFITKAMWRNIIGQSIYQLAVLGVLDFSGEKLLGLTGSDATEVLNTVIFNAFVFCQVFNQINSRDIEKINIFRGMFDSWVFLIVMVCTAAFQVIIVEFLGAFASTVPLSWQLWLLSILLGAVSMLVAVVLKLIPVERTTKHHDGYEALPSGPPEGIV from the exons ATGGAGAAGTTCTTGAAGGACTTCGAGGTGGAGAACAAGAATCCATCGGAGGAGGCTATAAGGAGATGGAGAAGCGCCGTCGCGCTCGTCAAAAACCCTTGCAGAAGGTTTCGATTCGTCGCCGATCTCGCCAAGCGCTCCGAGGCCGAAAAGAAGAAGCTTCAAAtccag GAAAAGATTCGAGTTGCTCTTTATGTTCAAAAAGCAGCACTGCATTTCATTGATG CTGGTGATCGTGGATCTATTGAAAAGCTTGGTCAGGATGAACTCAAGCTGTCAGAAGATGCCAGAATAGCAGGTTTCAGCATTCACCCAGATGAACTTGCATCTATTACACGTGCCCATGATATTAAGGCCTTGGAAAGCCATGGTGGAATTCATGGGATTTTAAGGAAAGTCAATGTCTCGGTAGATGAAGGTGTCAAGGATAGTACCATACCAATCAGACAAAATGTTTATGGTTTAAACCGTTACAAGGAGAAACCTCCCCGAACTTTTTGGGTGTTTGTATGGGAAGCACTACAGGACTTAACATTAATAATCCTTATGGTCTGTGCTGTGGTTTCACTTGGAGTTGGAGTTGCCACTGAAGGCTGGCCCAAAGGCACGTACGATGGTCTGGGAATTTTAATTAGTATAATTCTAGTGGTTATGGTTACCGCCATTAGTGACTACAAGCAGTCTTTGCAATTCAAGGAATTGGACAGGGAGAAGAAAAAGATTTTTGTTCAGGTCACTAGGGATGGAAAAAGACAAAAAGTTTCCATTTACGACTTGGTTGTTGGAGATATTGTGCATTTGTCGATTGGAGACCAAGTTCCAGCTGATGGACTTTTCATATCTGGGTACAGTTTGCTGATTGATGAGTCAAGCTTGTCAGGTGAGAGTGAGCCGGTGAATGTATCTGAAGAGAAGCCTTTTCTTCTTTCCGGAACTAAAGTGCAGGATGGGTCAGGTAAAATGCTAGCGACTACAGTTGGTATGAGGACTGAATGGGGAAAGTTGATGGAAACTCTGAGTGAAGGAGGAGAAGATGAGACCCCACTGCAGGTGAAGCTTAATGGAGTCGCTACAATTATTGGTAAAATTGGTTTGACTTTTGCAGTGTTGACATTTTTGGTATTGACAGTAAGATTTTTGGTGACAAAAGGACTTAACAACGAGATCACTGATTGGTCTTCAACTGACGCCGTAACCCTTTTGAACTACTTTGCTATTGCGGTAACTATAATTGTTGTTGCAGTTCCCGAAGGATTACCATTAGCAGTGACGCTGAGCCTTGCTTTTGCAATGAAAAAATTGATGAATGATAGGGCACTTGTAAGGCATCTCTCAGCCTGTGAGACAATGGGTTCTGCTAGTTGTATTTGCACAGATAAAACTGGAACATTAACTACAAATCATATGGTAGTTACCAAAGTGTGGATATGTGAAAAAATTGTAGATGTAAAAGAAAATGACAGTAAAGAAACattgatatcagaaatatctgGAGCATCAAGCATCCTTTTGCAGGTTATATTCCAAAATACGAGTTCTGAGGTTATTAAGGATGATGGAAAGACCTCCATTTTGGGAACACCAACAGAGTCAGCACTATTAGAGTTCGGTTTACTTTTAGGTGGCGATTTTGATACCCTGCGCAGAGAGGTTAAGATTCTTAAGATCGAACCTTTCAATTCTGTCAGGAAGAAAATGTCTGTGCTTGTAGCTTATCCTCATGGTGGAACACGAGCTTTTTGCAAAGGTGCATCAGAATTAGTACTGGGAATATGTAACAAGTACATTGACTCTAATGGGGAATCTGTTCATCTCTCCAAAGAAATGGTAGACTATATCACGGATGTCATAAATTCTCTTGCCTGTGAAGCATTGAGAACTCTCTGCTTAGCTTTTAAGGATATAGATGACTCTTCTATCGAAAATGTTATCCCAGATGATGGCTATACATTGGTAGCAGTTGTCGGTATTAAGGATCCTGTGCGCCCGGGGGTCAGGGAGGCAGTTCAGACTTGTTTAGCTGCTGGAATCACTGTACGTATGGTCACTGGTGACAATATAAATACAGCCAAAGCCATTGCTAAAGAATGTGGCATACTCACAGAGGGTGGTATAGCAATTGAAGGACCTGAGTTTCGTAGCATGTCTCTAGAGCGGATGAAAGCTGTGATACCGAAGATTCAG GTAATGGCCCGGTCTTTACCGTTGGATAAGCACACATTGGTAAAAACTTTGAGGGATGAATTTGGTGAGGTTGTTGCAGTGACTGGTGATGGGACTAACGACGCTCCCGCTTTGCATGAGTCAGACATTGGACTTGCTATGGGCATAGCAGGAACAGAG GTTGCCAAGGAAAATGCTGATGTCATCATATTGGATGACAATTTTAAAACTATAGTAAATGTGGCCAGATGGGGACGTTCAGTGTACATAAACATTCAAAAGTTTGTGCAGTTCCAGTTAACAGTTAACGTTGTCGCTCTAATGATCAATTTTGTTTCTGCATGTGTCTCAG GATCTGCTCCCCTTACAGCGGTGCAACTGCTTTGGGTGAACATGATTATGGACACTCTTGGTGCTTTGGCACTGGCAACAGAGCCtccaaatgatggacttatgaaAAGGCCCCCAGTTGGGAGGGGTACCAGCTTCATCACCAAGGCTATGTGGAGAAATATCATTGGTCAGAGTATCTATCAACTGGCTGTCCTTGGAGTTCTCGATTTCTCTGGGGAGAAGCTACTAGGACTTACTGGTTCAGATGCAACTGAGGTTCTCAACACTGTGATATTCAACGCATTTGTGTTTTGCCAG GTGTTCAATCAGATAAACAGTCGTGACATAGAGAAGATAAACATATTCCGTGGAATGTTCGACAGTTGGGTATTTCTAATCGTCATGGTTTGCACAGCGGCCTTCCAGGTTATCATAGTAGAGTTCTTGGGAGCTTTTGCTAGCACTGTGCCACTAAGCTGGCAACTATGGTTACTCAGCATTTTACTTGGAGCAGTTAGCATGCTTGTAGCAGTTGTGCTCAAATTAATACCTGTTGAAAGGACAACTAAGCACCATGACGGATATGAAGCGCTTCCTTCCGGTCCTCCAGAGGGCATAGTTTGA
- the LOC126591810 gene encoding calcium-transporting ATPase 4, plasma membrane-type-like isoform X2, whose product MEKFLKDFEVENKNPSEEAIRRWRSAVALVKNPCRRFRFVADLAKRSEAEKKKLQIQEKIRVALYVQKAALHFIDAGDRGSIEKLGQDELKLSEDARIAGFSIHPDELASITRAHDIKALESHGGIHGILRKVNVSVDEGVKDSTIPIRQNVYGLNRYKEKPPRTFWVFVWEALQDLTLIILMVCAVVSLGVGVATEGWPKGTYDGLGILISIILVVMVTAISDYKQSLQFKELDREKKKIFVQVTRDGKRQKVSIYDLVVGDIVHLSIGDQVPADGLFISGYSLLIDESSLSGESEPVNVSEEKPFLLSGTKVQDGSGKMLATTVGMRTEWGKLMETLSEGGEDETPLQVKLNGVATIIGKIGLTFAVLTFLVLTVRFLVTKGLNNEITDWSSTDAVTLLNYFAIAVTIIVVAVPEGLPLAVTLSLAFAMKKLMNDRALVRHLSACETMGSASCICTDKTGTLTTNHMVVTKVWICEKIVDVKENDSKETLISEISGASSILLQVIFQNTSSEVIKDDGKTSILGTPTESALLEFGLLLGGDFDTLRREVKILKIEPFNSVRKKMSVLVAYPHGGTRAFCKGASELVLGICNKYIDSNGESVHLSKEMVDYITDVINSLACEALRTLCLAFKDIDDSSIENVIPDDGYTLVAVVGIKDPVRPGVREAVQTCLAAGITVRMVTGDNINTAKAIAKECGILTEGGIAIEGPEFRSMSLERMKAVIPKIQVMARSLPLDKHTLVKTLRDEFGEVVAVTGDGTNDAPALHESDIGLAMGIAGTEVAKENADVIILDDNFKTIVNVARWGRSVYINIQKFVQFQLTVNVVALMINFVSACVSGSAPLTAVQLLWVNMIMDTLGALALATEPPNDGLMKRPPVGRGTSFITKAMWRNIIGQSIYQLAVLGVLDFSGEKLLGLTGSDATEVLNTVIFNAFVFCQMVLGLWLLFPLVFVFRDRKNAAEKLVVVILKSHVCMILAFFCSNRCSIR is encoded by the exons ATGGAGAAGTTCTTGAAGGACTTCGAGGTGGAGAACAAGAATCCATCGGAGGAGGCTATAAGGAGATGGAGAAGCGCCGTCGCGCTCGTCAAAAACCCTTGCAGAAGGTTTCGATTCGTCGCCGATCTCGCCAAGCGCTCCGAGGCCGAAAAGAAGAAGCTTCAAAtccag GAAAAGATTCGAGTTGCTCTTTATGTTCAAAAAGCAGCACTGCATTTCATTGATG CTGGTGATCGTGGATCTATTGAAAAGCTTGGTCAGGATGAACTCAAGCTGTCAGAAGATGCCAGAATAGCAGGTTTCAGCATTCACCCAGATGAACTTGCATCTATTACACGTGCCCATGATATTAAGGCCTTGGAAAGCCATGGTGGAATTCATGGGATTTTAAGGAAAGTCAATGTCTCGGTAGATGAAGGTGTCAAGGATAGTACCATACCAATCAGACAAAATGTTTATGGTTTAAACCGTTACAAGGAGAAACCTCCCCGAACTTTTTGGGTGTTTGTATGGGAAGCACTACAGGACTTAACATTAATAATCCTTATGGTCTGTGCTGTGGTTTCACTTGGAGTTGGAGTTGCCACTGAAGGCTGGCCCAAAGGCACGTACGATGGTCTGGGAATTTTAATTAGTATAATTCTAGTGGTTATGGTTACCGCCATTAGTGACTACAAGCAGTCTTTGCAATTCAAGGAATTGGACAGGGAGAAGAAAAAGATTTTTGTTCAGGTCACTAGGGATGGAAAAAGACAAAAAGTTTCCATTTACGACTTGGTTGTTGGAGATATTGTGCATTTGTCGATTGGAGACCAAGTTCCAGCTGATGGACTTTTCATATCTGGGTACAGTTTGCTGATTGATGAGTCAAGCTTGTCAGGTGAGAGTGAGCCGGTGAATGTATCTGAAGAGAAGCCTTTTCTTCTTTCCGGAACTAAAGTGCAGGATGGGTCAGGTAAAATGCTAGCGACTACAGTTGGTATGAGGACTGAATGGGGAAAGTTGATGGAAACTCTGAGTGAAGGAGGAGAAGATGAGACCCCACTGCAGGTGAAGCTTAATGGAGTCGCTACAATTATTGGTAAAATTGGTTTGACTTTTGCAGTGTTGACATTTTTGGTATTGACAGTAAGATTTTTGGTGACAAAAGGACTTAACAACGAGATCACTGATTGGTCTTCAACTGACGCCGTAACCCTTTTGAACTACTTTGCTATTGCGGTAACTATAATTGTTGTTGCAGTTCCCGAAGGATTACCATTAGCAGTGACGCTGAGCCTTGCTTTTGCAATGAAAAAATTGATGAATGATAGGGCACTTGTAAGGCATCTCTCAGCCTGTGAGACAATGGGTTCTGCTAGTTGTATTTGCACAGATAAAACTGGAACATTAACTACAAATCATATGGTAGTTACCAAAGTGTGGATATGTGAAAAAATTGTAGATGTAAAAGAAAATGACAGTAAAGAAACattgatatcagaaatatctgGAGCATCAAGCATCCTTTTGCAGGTTATATTCCAAAATACGAGTTCTGAGGTTATTAAGGATGATGGAAAGACCTCCATTTTGGGAACACCAACAGAGTCAGCACTATTAGAGTTCGGTTTACTTTTAGGTGGCGATTTTGATACCCTGCGCAGAGAGGTTAAGATTCTTAAGATCGAACCTTTCAATTCTGTCAGGAAGAAAATGTCTGTGCTTGTAGCTTATCCTCATGGTGGAACACGAGCTTTTTGCAAAGGTGCATCAGAATTAGTACTGGGAATATGTAACAAGTACATTGACTCTAATGGGGAATCTGTTCATCTCTCCAAAGAAATGGTAGACTATATCACGGATGTCATAAATTCTCTTGCCTGTGAAGCATTGAGAACTCTCTGCTTAGCTTTTAAGGATATAGATGACTCTTCTATCGAAAATGTTATCCCAGATGATGGCTATACATTGGTAGCAGTTGTCGGTATTAAGGATCCTGTGCGCCCGGGGGTCAGGGAGGCAGTTCAGACTTGTTTAGCTGCTGGAATCACTGTACGTATGGTCACTGGTGACAATATAAATACAGCCAAAGCCATTGCTAAAGAATGTGGCATACTCACAGAGGGTGGTATAGCAATTGAAGGACCTGAGTTTCGTAGCATGTCTCTAGAGCGGATGAAAGCTGTGATACCGAAGATTCAG GTAATGGCCCGGTCTTTACCGTTGGATAAGCACACATTGGTAAAAACTTTGAGGGATGAATTTGGTGAGGTTGTTGCAGTGACTGGTGATGGGACTAACGACGCTCCCGCTTTGCATGAGTCAGACATTGGACTTGCTATGGGCATAGCAGGAACAGAG GTTGCCAAGGAAAATGCTGATGTCATCATATTGGATGACAATTTTAAAACTATAGTAAATGTGGCCAGATGGGGACGTTCAGTGTACATAAACATTCAAAAGTTTGTGCAGTTCCAGTTAACAGTTAACGTTGTCGCTCTAATGATCAATTTTGTTTCTGCATGTGTCTCAG GATCTGCTCCCCTTACAGCGGTGCAACTGCTTTGGGTGAACATGATTATGGACACTCTTGGTGCTTTGGCACTGGCAACAGAGCCtccaaatgatggacttatgaaAAGGCCCCCAGTTGGGAGGGGTACCAGCTTCATCACCAAGGCTATGTGGAGAAATATCATTGGTCAGAGTATCTATCAACTGGCTGTCCTTGGAGTTCTCGATTTCTCTGGGGAGAAGCTACTAGGACTTACTGGTTCAGATGCAACTGAGGTTCTCAACACTGTGATATTCAACGCATTTGTGTTTTGCCAG ATGGTTTTGGGCCTGTGGTTGTTATTTCCCCTCGTGTTTGTTTTCCGAGATCGAAAGAATGCTGCTGAAAAGCTTGTAGTAGTAATACTCAAGTCCCACGTATGTATGATCTTGGCTTTCTTTTGTTCTAACAGGTGTTCAATCAGATAA
- the LOC126591827 gene encoding UDP-URONIC ACID TRANSPORTER 1-like: MCISATAARAFKSVLQGILLSSEGEKLNSMNLLLYMSPIAVLVLLPAALIMEPNVVDATLSLGREHKFMWLLLLINSVMAYSANLSNFLVTKHTSALTNQVLGNAKGAVAVVISVLLFKNPVTAIGIGGYMITVMGVIAYGEAKRRLRLAILDIYQILCF; the protein is encoded by the exons ATGTGCATTAGTGCAACTGCTGCAAGGGCCTTTAAGTCTGTTCTTCAGGGTATCCTACTTTCTTCTGAAGG GGAGAAGTTGAACTCAATGAATTTGCTGCTGTACATGTCTCCGATTGCTGTTCTTGTGTTGTTGCCTGCTGCACTAATAATGGAGCCCAATGTCGTAGATGCCACTCTGTCACTTGGAAGGGAGCATAAATTCATGTGGTTACTTCTTTTGATTAATTCAGTGATGGCATATTCTGCTAATTTGTCAAATTTTTTGGTGACCAAACATACAAGTGCGTTAACG AATCAGGTATTAGGCAATGCAAAGGGCGCAGTGGCTGTTGTTATCTCAGTTCTTTTATTCAAGAACCCCGTGACTGCTATTGGCATTGGCGGTTACATGATAACTGTTATGGGAGTCATTGCCTATGGAGAAGCAAAACGGAGGCTCAGATTAGCGATCCTTGACATTTACCAAATTCTTTGTTTTTGA